From Streptomyces durmitorensis, a single genomic window includes:
- a CDS encoding WD40 repeat domain-containing protein — MEALSSDSGARTAFAERLALLYKEAGNPPLQRVAEAVVRHQRVDERGRIVRVSAQRISDWRRAKNVPAQFAALSAVLHVLIPEARREQPAPVSTGLYDMAQWQLLWERAVADPVSGRAAPVSAEDEERLQAEAPTAVHGVCPYRGLASYRQQDARWFFGRERSTDALVAQLRAAEKTGGLVMLVGASGAGKSSLLNAGLVPTLQNGALSGDSGQAGPVLQLVPGSDPLAELARQIPDLAHLISAAEEPVVPAAPVVPTVSAGSAVPEPGRPEFSSAVREAVTAWARRETSSAGRPVVIVDQFEETFTLSSDEAGTRTFIQLLQAASSPGDGGDPAAALVVLGVRADFYEHCLGYPELADALQHRHMVLGPLTTTELRDAVTGPAKAVGLELEPGLAELIVREVSTDGPRGTHDAGVLPLLSHALLATWQRRKAGRLTLGGYRAAGGIQGAVAASAERAWSDLDPPARTAARLLLLRLVRLGEDTQATRRRGTRRQLAEESTDPGKTEESLEALVRARLVTLDSETVEITHEALLHAWPRLRDWIDEDRNDNLLRQRLEEDGRTWEDSDRDTALLYRGSRLEQARAWRKTAGGTFLTRGAVEFLAASARLRRRTVLIIRGAVAALVVLAVVAVASAVVAWQQRDDAVFEQVVAEADRAQHTDPSLSAQLDLVAHNLRPDDQGTKNRLLSIVNAPLATPLLGHKGAVYLTSFSPNGRFLATASYDRTVRLWDVADPSRPQPMGKPLTGHTSWVSSAVFSPDGDTLATGSDDGTVRLWDVRDPGHPRSLGPPVTGHGGAIYLVAFSPDGRTLASANDDHTVRLWNVADPSRPKALGALSGHTAAVRSVAFSPDGRTLAGGGDSGTVRLWNIAEPRRPKPVGKALTGHTGTVHSVAFSPDGRTLASGSRDNTIRLWNVTDPRHAKSLGPPLTGHTGAVWSVAFNPAGTMLAAASADSTASLWNVRDPAHPSQVGEPLAGSSGEMYALGFSPDGRTLATGSGDNKVRLWSIPTSDMIGRIGAFRPDGKVLATAARDQQLRLWDVERPNRPVALSKPFKPWDGEVRSPVFSPDGRTLAVLTGNHAVQLWNVTDPTRPVPHGPPVALRTRFAAALDFSPDGRTLATADTDRTIQLWDVSEPSRLRKLGEPLTGHKGYVNSLVFGTDGRTLASASADGTIRLWKVSDPRHVTRLGKPLKGHLGPINELAYSPDGRTLASGSDDGTVRLWNVTDPRKAAQLGSPLTGHTDAVVSLTYSQDGHTLASGGNDNTVRLWDVTRPSSASPIGQSMSPNAKTGSFLSFSPQGEMLGVSSGTDTVRLWNLDTGEAIRRICSTTRDVLTREKWHEYLPRLSYAPPCDD, encoded by the coding sequence GTGGAGGCCTTGAGTTCCGACTCGGGGGCACGCACAGCCTTCGCGGAACGTCTCGCGCTGCTGTACAAGGAAGCCGGTAACCCTCCCCTCCAACGCGTGGCCGAGGCGGTCGTCCGGCATCAGCGGGTCGACGAACGCGGGCGGATCGTGCGGGTATCCGCCCAGCGGATCAGCGACTGGCGGCGGGCCAAGAACGTGCCTGCCCAGTTCGCTGCCCTCTCAGCGGTACTTCATGTGCTGATACCCGAAGCGCGGCGCGAGCAGCCCGCGCCGGTCTCCACCGGTCTGTACGACATGGCCCAGTGGCAGCTCCTGTGGGAGCGCGCGGTGGCCGACCCGGTCAGCGGTCGCGCCGCCCCGGTATCCGCGGAAGACGAGGAACGGCTTCAGGCCGAGGCCCCGACCGCCGTCCACGGTGTGTGTCCCTACCGCGGTCTCGCTTCGTATCGCCAGCAGGACGCCCGGTGGTTCTTCGGTCGCGAGCGGAGCACGGATGCCCTCGTCGCTCAGCTCCGCGCCGCGGAGAAGACGGGCGGTCTGGTCATGCTCGTGGGCGCCTCGGGGGCGGGAAAGTCCTCCCTGCTGAATGCGGGTCTGGTGCCCACACTGCAGAACGGCGCGCTGAGTGGTGACAGCGGCCAGGCAGGGCCCGTGCTGCAGCTCGTGCCGGGGAGTGATCCCCTCGCGGAACTCGCCCGTCAGATACCTGATCTCGCTCACCTCATCTCTGCCGCCGAGGAACCGGTGGTGCCGGCCGCGCCGGTGGTGCCGACCGTGTCGGCGGGGTCAGCCGTGCCGGAGCCTGGCCGTCCGGAGTTCTCCAGCGCCGTGCGCGAGGCCGTCACCGCCTGGGCGCGACGCGAGACCTCGTCCGCCGGCCGGCCGGTCGTCATCGTGGATCAGTTCGAGGAGACGTTCACGCTGTCCTCCGACGAGGCCGGCACGCGTACCTTCATTCAGCTTCTTCAGGCCGCGTCCTCGCCCGGCGACGGCGGCGACCCCGCTGCCGCGCTCGTGGTCCTCGGCGTACGCGCCGACTTCTACGAGCACTGCCTCGGGTATCCCGAACTGGCCGACGCGCTGCAGCACCGGCACATGGTGCTCGGGCCGCTGACCACCACGGAGTTGCGCGACGCGGTGACCGGACCTGCCAAGGCCGTGGGTCTCGAGCTCGAACCGGGGCTCGCGGAACTGATCGTCCGGGAAGTGAGCACGGACGGGCCCCGCGGCACCCACGACGCGGGAGTGCTGCCGCTCCTCTCCCACGCCCTGCTCGCCACGTGGCAGCGGCGGAAGGCAGGAAGGCTGACGCTGGGCGGCTACCGCGCGGCGGGAGGAATCCAGGGAGCCGTCGCGGCGAGCGCCGAGCGTGCCTGGTCCGACCTCGACCCGCCGGCCCGCACAGCCGCGAGGCTGCTCCTCCTCAGGCTGGTGCGGCTCGGTGAGGACACCCAGGCCACCCGCAGGCGGGGTACGCGGCGCCAGCTCGCCGAGGAGTCGACGGATCCCGGCAAGACGGAGGAGTCGCTCGAAGCGCTGGTACGCGCCCGGTTGGTGACGCTCGACTCGGAGACCGTGGAGATCACGCATGAGGCGCTGCTCCACGCCTGGCCCCGGCTGCGCGACTGGATCGACGAGGACAGGAACGACAACCTGCTGCGCCAACGCCTCGAAGAGGACGGCAGGACCTGGGAGGACTCCGACCGCGACACGGCACTGCTCTACCGGGGCTCCCGTCTCGAGCAGGCCCGTGCCTGGCGCAAGACCGCCGGTGGCACCTTTCTGACCAGAGGAGCGGTGGAGTTCCTGGCCGCATCGGCCAGGCTCCGCAGGCGCACCGTGCTGATCATTCGTGGTGCGGTGGCGGCTCTGGTCGTCCTTGCCGTGGTGGCCGTCGCATCGGCGGTGGTCGCGTGGCAGCAGCGGGACGACGCGGTGTTCGAGCAGGTGGTCGCCGAGGCCGATCGCGCCCAGCACACGGATCCGTCACTGTCCGCCCAACTCGACCTGGTGGCCCACAACCTGCGGCCGGACGACCAAGGCACGAAGAACCGCCTGCTCTCGATCGTGAACGCACCGCTGGCCACCCCGCTCCTCGGCCACAAGGGCGCCGTCTACCTCACCTCGTTCAGCCCGAACGGACGGTTCCTGGCCACCGCCAGCTACGACAGGACCGTACGGCTGTGGGACGTGGCCGACCCGTCCCGTCCTCAGCCCATGGGCAAACCCCTCACGGGGCACACGAGTTGGGTGAGCAGCGCGGTCTTCAGTCCGGACGGCGACACCCTCGCCACCGGGTCGGACGACGGCACGGTCCGGCTGTGGGACGTCCGGGATCCCGGCCATCCGCGTTCGCTGGGGCCGCCCGTCACCGGTCATGGCGGTGCGATCTATCTGGTCGCCTTCAGCCCGGACGGGCGCACTCTGGCCTCCGCCAACGACGACCACACCGTCCGTCTGTGGAACGTGGCCGACCCGAGCCGGCCGAAGGCGCTCGGCGCCCTGTCCGGCCACACCGCCGCCGTACGCTCCGTGGCCTTCAGCCCCGACGGGCGGACACTGGCGGGCGGTGGCGACAGCGGCACGGTCAGGCTCTGGAACATCGCCGAGCCGCGTCGCCCGAAGCCGGTCGGCAAAGCGCTGACCGGCCATACGGGCACGGTGCACTCGGTGGCCTTCAGCCCCGACGGACGTACCCTCGCCAGCGGCAGCAGGGACAACACCATCCGGCTCTGGAACGTGACCGACCCGCGCCACGCGAAATCGCTCGGCCCGCCGCTCACCGGCCACACCGGGGCCGTGTGGTCCGTGGCCTTCAACCCCGCGGGAACCATGCTCGCGGCCGCCAGCGCGGACAGCACGGCCAGTCTGTGGAACGTCCGTGATCCGGCGCACCCTTCACAGGTCGGCGAGCCCCTCGCGGGCAGCAGCGGGGAGATGTACGCGCTCGGATTCAGCCCCGACGGACGTACTCTCGCCACGGGGAGCGGCGACAACAAGGTCCGCCTGTGGTCGATACCGACGTCGGACATGATCGGCCGGATCGGAGCGTTCCGCCCTGACGGGAAGGTGCTCGCCACAGCCGCACGCGACCAACAGCTTCGGCTGTGGGACGTGGAGCGTCCCAACCGGCCCGTGGCGCTGAGCAAACCGTTCAAGCCCTGGGACGGGGAGGTGCGTTCGCCTGTGTTCTCCCCCGACGGCCGCACTCTCGCGGTCCTCACGGGAAACCACGCGGTGCAGCTGTGGAACGTCACCGACCCGACGCGCCCCGTCCCCCACGGGCCGCCCGTCGCCCTGCGGACACGGTTCGCGGCCGCGCTGGACTTCAGCCCGGACGGGCGCACGCTGGCGACCGCCGACACCGACCGCACCATTCAGTTGTGGGACGTCAGCGAGCCCTCGCGCCTCCGTAAGCTCGGCGAGCCGCTCACGGGCCACAAGGGCTACGTCAATTCCCTCGTCTTCGGCACGGACGGGCGCACTCTCGCCAGCGCCAGCGCGGACGGCACGATCCGGCTCTGGAAGGTGTCCGACCCGCGCCATGTCACCCGGCTCGGCAAGCCTCTCAAGGGGCACCTCGGCCCCATCAACGAGCTCGCCTACAGCCCGGACGGCCGTACGCTGGCCAGCGGGAGCGACGACGGCACGGTCCGGCTCTGGAACGTCACCGACCCCCGCAAAGCAGCCCAGTTGGGGTCCCCACTCACCGGCCACACCGACGCGGTGGTCTCCCTGACATACAGCCAGGACGGCCACACCCTGGCCAGCGGCGGCAACGACAACACGGTCCGCCTCTGGGACGTCACCCGCCCCTCAAGCGCCTCCCCCATCGGTCAGTCCATGAGCCCCAACGCCAAGACCGGCAGTTTTCTGTCGTTCAGCCCGCAGGGCGAGATGCTCGGAGTTTCGAGCGGCACGGATACCGTCCGGCTCTGGAACTTGGACACCGGCGAGGCGATTCGTCGCATTTGCTCGACCACTCGGGACGTTCTTACACGGGAGAAATGGCACGAGTATCTGCCGCGCCTCTCGTACGCGCCTCCCTGCGACGACTAA
- a CDS encoding GntR family transcriptional regulator, which produces MAKAYEEIADELRAQIRAGRLGPGDRLPSESDLVRTTGRSGPTVQQALRVLQAEGLIEKQHGRGTFVRRPRTPIERTNARHQWEKDRARAPERQRLGTGATERDTGLGVDDLVFHAAYREIGASKEIAAALGVAEGTALVERTYRTRYSAERNPFSLVTSLLIRDLVQQNPDLLDETKEPWPGGTWNQLLTVGIEIDRVEERVTARPPTVEEADELGLPPGTSVLVLRKTLYDTDDRIVEMSDVTLPGDRTEMLFTTHLERW; this is translated from the coding sequence ATGGCGAAGGCCTACGAGGAGATCGCGGACGAGCTGCGCGCGCAGATCCGCGCAGGCCGGCTCGGGCCCGGTGACCGGCTGCCGTCCGAGTCGGACCTCGTCAGGACCACCGGGCGCAGCGGGCCGACCGTCCAGCAAGCCCTGCGCGTGCTCCAGGCCGAGGGGCTGATCGAGAAGCAGCACGGCCGCGGCACCTTCGTCCGCCGCCCGCGTACGCCGATTGAGCGCACGAACGCACGGCACCAGTGGGAGAAGGACCGTGCCCGCGCGCCCGAGCGGCAGCGCCTGGGCACGGGGGCGACCGAGCGCGACACCGGGCTCGGGGTCGACGACCTCGTCTTTCACGCGGCGTACCGCGAGATCGGGGCATCCAAGGAGATCGCAGCGGCCCTGGGCGTCGCTGAAGGAACGGCGCTCGTCGAGCGCACCTACCGGACGCGCTACAGCGCCGAGCGGAATCCGTTCAGCCTCGTCACCTCGCTCCTGATCCGCGACCTCGTCCAGCAGAACCCCGACCTCCTGGACGAGACGAAAGAGCCCTGGCCGGGCGGGACATGGAACCAGCTGCTCACGGTGGGCATCGAGATCGACCGCGTCGAGGAACGGGTGACGGCCCGGCCCCCGACGGTGGAGGAAGCGGACGAGCTGGGCCTGCCGCCCGGCACGTCGGTTCTCGTCCTGCGCAAGACCTTGTACGACACGGACGACCGCATCGTGGAGATGTCTGACGTCACGCTGCCCGGCGACCGCACGGAAATGCTCTTCACGACTCACTTGGAAAGGTGGTGA
- a CDS encoding FkbM family methyltransferase, protein MPPASLHRASELLVTLGRGYVRNAPGSLLKGPLAARYLNPHLRDHPRQRVVEAEFGARFACDSRDLIQRFISLYGAWEPHMTRWLQSRLRTGDTFVDVGANIGYFAVLGSRLVGSAGRVVAIEASGAFHERVLRHIEINGCDNVRAVNAAVSDRHETLTFILASSNNMGANSIVPYDGPAESSFEMKARPLPEILDEDELTRARVIKIDVEGAEGGVMRGLAPVLGQLRPDVEIAVEVTPERMAQLGDSIDELMDTMAGHGFRTYRLPTDYRPENYPRALRRPEPPVRWRGPIVGESELVFSRIDAETLR, encoded by the coding sequence ATGCCCCCCGCTTCTCTCCACCGCGCGTCGGAGCTTCTGGTCACTCTCGGCCGCGGCTACGTACGCAACGCACCCGGCTCCCTTCTCAAGGGCCCCCTCGCGGCCCGGTACCTCAACCCGCACCTGCGCGACCATCCGCGTCAGCGCGTGGTCGAGGCGGAGTTCGGGGCCCGTTTCGCCTGCGACTCCCGTGACCTCATCCAGCGGTTCATCAGCCTCTACGGCGCGTGGGAGCCGCACATGACGCGGTGGCTGCAGAGCCGCCTGCGTACCGGGGACACGTTCGTCGACGTCGGCGCCAACATCGGCTATTTCGCGGTCCTTGGCTCTCGCCTCGTCGGCAGCGCGGGGCGGGTCGTGGCCATCGAGGCGTCTGGCGCCTTCCACGAGCGCGTGCTGCGGCACATCGAGATCAACGGCTGCGACAACGTCCGCGCGGTCAACGCAGCGGTCTCCGACCGCCACGAGACGCTGACCTTCATACTCGCCAGCTCGAACAACATGGGCGCGAACTCCATCGTCCCGTACGACGGCCCTGCCGAGTCGAGCTTCGAGATGAAGGCCCGGCCCTTGCCCGAGATCCTGGACGAGGACGAACTCACCCGGGCCCGCGTGATCAAGATCGACGTCGAGGGCGCCGAGGGCGGGGTCATGCGAGGGCTGGCTCCCGTACTGGGACAGCTCCGCCCTGACGTGGAGATCGCCGTGGAGGTCACTCCGGAGCGCATGGCCCAACTGGGCGATTCCATCGACGAGTTGATGGACACCATGGCCGGGCACGGCTTTCGCACCTACCGGCTGCCCACGGACTACAGGCCCGAGAACTACCCCCGGGCCCTGCGCCGGCCCGAGCCCCCGGTGCGCTGGCGGGGCCCCATCGTCGGCGAGAGCGAGCTGGTCTTCTCCCGTATCGATGCCGAGACCCTGCGCTGA
- a CDS encoding class I SAM-dependent methyltransferase: protein MYSPTPSDWREANRRRWDERVPLHLASDYYDLEAFRSGKDPLRDFELTEVGDVTGCSLLHLQCHIGLDTLSWSRHGASRVVGLDFSEPAVEAARDLAAELGLTADQASFVAADVYDAAGAVPDSSYDIVYTGVGALCWLPDIQRWAETAAALVAPGGFLYLSEFHPLADILDDATGSRIEYDYFARDAWIDETPGGYADTTTPTVHNRSVEWQHPVGEVVTALASAGLRIDFLHEHDATLFERFGSLELRDGTYRFPADRPRIPLMYSLKASKAVR, encoded by the coding sequence ATGTACTCACCGACCCCCTCCGACTGGCGCGAGGCCAACCGAAGACGCTGGGACGAGCGCGTGCCCCTCCACCTCGCCAGCGACTACTACGACCTCGAAGCCTTCCGCTCCGGCAAGGACCCGCTGCGCGACTTCGAGCTCACCGAGGTCGGTGACGTCACCGGGTGCTCGCTGCTCCACCTCCAGTGCCACATCGGCCTGGACACCCTCTCCTGGTCCCGGCACGGCGCGTCCCGCGTGGTCGGGCTCGACTTCTCCGAACCCGCCGTCGAGGCGGCCCGCGACCTCGCCGCGGAGCTCGGCCTCACCGCCGACCAGGCGTCCTTCGTCGCCGCCGACGTGTACGACGCGGCCGGTGCGGTGCCCGATTCCTCGTACGACATCGTCTACACCGGCGTGGGAGCCCTGTGCTGGCTCCCCGACATCCAGCGCTGGGCGGAGACGGCGGCCGCGCTCGTCGCGCCCGGCGGCTTCCTCTACCTCTCGGAGTTCCACCCGCTCGCGGACATTCTCGACGACGCGACGGGCTCACGGATCGAGTACGACTACTTCGCCCGTGACGCCTGGATCGACGAGACTCCCGGCGGGTACGCGGACACGACCACCCCCACGGTGCACAACCGCAGCGTGGAATGGCAGCACCCCGTGGGCGAGGTCGTCACGGCCCTGGCATCGGCGGGCCTGCGCATCGACTTCCTCCACGAGCACGACGCGACGCTCTTCGAGCGCTTCGGCAGCCTCGAACTGCGCGACGGCACCTACCGGTTCCCCGCGGACCGCCCGCGCATCCCCCTCATGTACTCCCTGAAGGCGAGCAAGGCGGTGAGGTGA
- a CDS encoding serine hydrolase domain-containing protein, producing the protein MRSTSSRRLFAASLLVASVLAPLAAAPATAGPAPAAGVAGAAVRLTDGDGHGQDDCPSGGFSRKTTARLDKAIEKVRRATGVPGVAVGLWMPGKGCYVRASGVADKATGRPMTTDLYTRIGSETKTFTVTALLKLVDDGLIRLDDPISRYIDGVPKGRRITLRHLAEMRSGLYPYTADADFQHDLLSDPSRSFTPREVLAYGYKHKNTFAPGKEFQYSNTNLILLGLVIEKVSGKCAADFIDEQVLRPSHLEHTLFPSGAEFPEPHPRGYTNQTLSGKVEDATDWNPSWGWTAGAMISNMHDLRRWAKIVATGELLSPETQKQRLRTLPTGYPGTSYGLGIFKSGGWIGHNGSIPGYESVTVYLPSKKATLVVQLNTDITQNGVEPSSPIARAITEIVTPNNIYDRPVPPR; encoded by the coding sequence ATGCGAAGTACTTCCTCCCGGCGCCTGTTCGCAGCTTCGCTGCTGGTGGCGTCCGTGCTGGCCCCGCTGGCGGCGGCTCCTGCCACGGCCGGTCCTGCCCCTGCCGCCGGTGTCGCCGGCGCTGCGGTCCGTCTCACGGACGGCGACGGCCACGGCCAGGACGACTGCCCCTCGGGCGGCTTCAGCCGCAAGACCACCGCTCGCCTGGACAAGGCCATCGAGAAGGTCCGCCGGGCGACCGGCGTCCCCGGTGTCGCCGTCGGGCTGTGGATGCCGGGCAAGGGGTGCTACGTCCGCGCGAGCGGGGTCGCCGACAAGGCCACCGGCCGGCCGATGACCACGGATCTGTACACGCGCATCGGCAGCGAGACCAAGACCTTCACGGTCACCGCGCTGCTCAAGCTCGTCGACGACGGACTGATCCGGCTCGACGACCCGATCTCCCGCTACATCGACGGCGTACCGAAGGGTCGCCGGATCACGCTCCGCCACCTCGCCGAGATGCGCAGCGGCCTGTACCCCTACACCGCCGACGCGGACTTCCAGCACGATCTGCTGAGCGACCCGAGCCGCTCGTTCACCCCGCGGGAAGTGCTCGCGTACGGCTACAAGCACAAGAACACCTTCGCCCCGGGCAAGGAGTTCCAGTACTCCAACACCAACCTGATCCTCCTCGGTCTGGTGATCGAGAAGGTCAGCGGCAAATGCGCCGCCGACTTCATCGACGAGCAGGTGCTCCGCCCGTCCCACCTCGAGCACACCCTGTTCCCCAGTGGCGCCGAGTTCCCCGAGCCGCACCCGCGCGGCTACACCAACCAGACGCTGAGCGGCAAGGTCGAGGACGCCACCGACTGGAACCCCAGCTGGGGCTGGACGGCCGGGGCGATGATCTCGAACATGCACGACTTGCGCCGCTGGGCCAAGATCGTCGCCACCGGGGAGCTGCTCAGCCCGGAGACCCAGAAGCAGCGGCTACGGACGCTGCCGACCGGCTACCCCGGCACGAGCTACGGCCTCGGCATCTTCAAGAGCGGCGGCTGGATCGGGCACAACGGCTCCATCCCGGGCTACGAGAGCGTGACGGTCTACCTTCCCTCGAAGAAGGCGACCCTGGTGGTACAGCTCAACACCGACATCACGCAGAACGGCGTGGAGCCGTCCTCGCCGATCGCCCGAGCGATCACCGAGATCGTCACCCCGAACAACATCTACGACCGCCCCGTACCCCCGCGCTAG
- a CDS encoding glycosyltransferase family 2 protein, translated as MSRRIIIITAVHAPSAHFLADAYKSIREQELPAGWEWHWLIQEDGTTDQVAPHVPDDARITFKQGRPGGPGVARTIALAHADGAYVKVLDADDQLAPGSLARDLAALEADRTIGWATSRVLDLLPDGSTAGFPGDPEHGPIERQEVLDYWASHDYRAQVHPATLFVRRDLLVALGGWMALPASEDTGLLLALNSTCRGWFSSEVGLLYRKWEGQVTGQAAHVDTAERDARMTVVEARARALEHFQWRYPVSSD; from the coding sequence GTGAGCCGGCGCATCATCATCATCACGGCCGTCCACGCACCGTCGGCGCACTTCCTGGCTGACGCGTACAAGTCCATCCGCGAGCAGGAGTTGCCCGCGGGCTGGGAGTGGCACTGGCTGATCCAGGAGGACGGCACGACCGACCAGGTCGCGCCCCACGTCCCCGACGACGCCCGCATCACCTTCAAGCAGGGTCGCCCGGGAGGCCCCGGGGTTGCCCGGACCATCGCCCTGGCCCACGCGGACGGCGCGTACGTCAAGGTCCTGGACGCCGACGACCAGCTCGCGCCGGGTTCGCTGGCCCGCGACCTCGCGGCGCTCGAAGCTGATCGCACCATCGGCTGGGCGACGTCACGCGTGCTCGATCTGCTCCCCGACGGCTCCACGGCCGGTTTCCCCGGCGACCCCGAGCACGGGCCGATCGAGCGTCAGGAAGTACTCGACTACTGGGCCTCTCACGACTACCGCGCACAGGTCCACCCGGCGACGCTCTTCGTCCGCCGCGACCTGCTCGTGGCCCTGGGCGGCTGGATGGCGCTGCCCGCGTCCGAGGACACGGGGCTGCTGCTCGCCCTGAACTCGACCTGCCGCGGCTGGTTCTCGTCCGAGGTCGGCCTGCTCTACCGCAAGTGGGAAGGCCAGGTGACCGGCCAGGCGGCGCACGTCGACACGGCAGAGCGCGATGCCCGCATGACGGTGGTCGAGGCCAGGGCGCGAGCGCTGGAACACTTCCAGTGGCGCTATCCCGTCAGCTCCGACTGA
- a CDS encoding amidohydrolase family protein has translation MDNNEVGAKELPRIISVDDHVIEPAHLFEKWLPSKYRDRGPKPFTAGIGELEYIGGKYKFTTDPEGQVTDWWEYEGEIFPYKRIIAAVGFSRDEMTLDGITREQMRRGCWDPKARLEDMDVNHVEASLCFPTFPRFCGQTFSEAKDKEVGLACVRAYNDWMVEEWCGDSRGRLIPLCLIPLWDVDLAVAEIKRNAARGVRAVTFSEIPTHLGLPSIHSGYWDPFFAACEETGTVVNMHIGSSSQMPAASPDAPPAVQASLSFNNAMASMMDFLFSGVLVKFPRLKLAYSEGQMGWIPYALERADDVWEEHRAWGGVKDLIPEPPSMYYYRQIFCCFFRDKHGVASIETVGVDNATFETDYPHVDSTWPHTKAVAQDHVGHLPEDVAYKLLRGNAIRMLDLPFDRDLRARP, from the coding sequence GTGGACAACAACGAGGTCGGGGCCAAGGAGCTCCCCCGCATCATCAGCGTGGACGACCACGTGATCGAACCCGCCCACCTCTTCGAGAAGTGGCTCCCGAGCAAGTACCGCGACCGGGGCCCCAAGCCCTTCACCGCAGGTATCGGCGAGCTCGAGTACATCGGCGGCAAGTACAAGTTCACGACGGATCCCGAAGGCCAGGTCACCGACTGGTGGGAGTACGAGGGAGAGATCTTCCCGTACAAGCGCATCATCGCCGCCGTCGGATTCTCGCGGGACGAGATGACGCTCGACGGCATCACGCGCGAGCAGATGCGCCGTGGCTGCTGGGACCCGAAGGCCCGCCTGGAGGACATGGACGTCAACCACGTCGAGGCCTCCCTCTGCTTCCCGACGTTCCCGCGCTTCTGCGGGCAGACGTTCTCCGAGGCCAAGGACAAGGAGGTCGGGCTCGCCTGCGTCCGGGCGTACAACGACTGGATGGTGGAGGAGTGGTGCGGTGACAGCCGCGGGAGACTGATCCCGCTCTGCCTCATCCCGCTGTGGGACGTGGACCTCGCCGTCGCCGAGATCAAGCGCAACGCCGCTCGCGGCGTGCGAGCCGTGACCTTCAGCGAGATCCCCACGCACCTCGGGCTTCCGTCGATCCACTCCGGCTACTGGGACCCGTTCTTCGCGGCGTGCGAGGAGACCGGCACGGTCGTGAACATGCACATCGGCTCGTCGTCGCAGATGCCGGCGGCGTCGCCGGACGCGCCCCCGGCCGTTCAGGCCTCCCTGAGCTTCAACAACGCGATGGCCTCGATGATGGACTTCCTCTTCTCCGGGGTCCTCGTGAAGTTCCCCCGCCTCAAACTCGCCTACAGCGAGGGGCAGATGGGATGGATCCCGTACGCCCTGGAGCGCGCCGACGACGTATGGGAGGAGCATCGGGCCTGGGGCGGGGTCAAGGATCTGATCCCGGAGCCCCCGTCGATGTACTACTACCGGCAGATCTTCTGCTGCTTCTTCCGGGACAAGCACGGGGTCGCGTCGATCGAGACCGTGGGCGTCGACAACGCCACCTTCGAGACCGACTATCCGCACGTCGACTCGACATGGCCGCACACGAAGGCAGTGGCTCAGGACCACGTCGGCCACCTCCCCGAGGACGTGGCGTACAAGCTGCTCCGCGGGAATGCGATTCGTATGCTGGATCTGCCGTTCGACCGGGACCTGCGGGCGCGTCCGTAA
- a CDS encoding DoxX family membrane protein, whose translation MQTMWLSGAEWVAVLRIGLGLWWLESWRHKDKKTWFTGGGIGWAVGIAEKHRWQFVRAGFDLTVKPRPQVMAYVVAYAELALGLGLIFGLLTPIALVGGLVLNLIYFVLMIHDWAEQGQNLMMALISVVVLFAMGWQVWSLDDALGLFQ comes from the coding sequence ATGCAGACGATGTGGCTCAGCGGGGCCGAATGGGTCGCCGTGCTCCGGATCGGGCTCGGCCTGTGGTGGCTGGAGAGCTGGCGCCACAAGGACAAGAAGACCTGGTTCACCGGAGGGGGCATCGGCTGGGCGGTGGGCATCGCCGAGAAGCACCGCTGGCAGTTCGTACGGGCGGGCTTCGACCTGACCGTGAAGCCGCGACCGCAAGTGATGGCCTACGTCGTCGCCTACGCGGAGCTGGCCCTTGGACTCGGCCTCATCTTCGGCCTGCTCACACCGATCGCGCTCGTCGGCGGACTCGTACTCAACCTCATCTACTTCGTGCTGATGATCCACGACTGGGCCGAACAAGGTCAGAACCTGATGATGGCCCTCATCTCAGTCGTCGTCCTCTTCGCCATGGGCTGGCAAGTCTGGTCACTGGACGACGCGTTGGGGCTCTTCCAGTAG